One genomic region from Lineus longissimus chromosome 6, tnLinLong1.2, whole genome shotgun sequence encodes:
- the LOC135489206 gene encoding uncharacterized protein LOC135489206 isoform X1 produces the protein MTVLDAAYSNTATYGDQLLSSHLKRVLGAVTEDDHDARPGVLTIIAECDRALKRVSSQEICRDLARSAVEVHSDQEAEVPLDKKQLTTREKKTSVRDTKPNKYDKYSKTDFNNVFKQRLRTHIQSLSSVGSSTDIEVNDADTCYAVEFSHKSRKDSPHVQEGESHKEVWKRPVNVCSPLPSFSDSLVDEVCESDLQESPQPLRDSTYSLYRNGVCSDISGIVELSKRDQVSNLSAVKKNDQVVNCDWLKRPGNVNSELRDHDHSEIKDICDSDDDLSKEDVDSSSVSRSAQKYVGDLDHEEEDRLSAFDGSEFSSCDEEELLLLEASLVYDDLVSEESDSKMASPNRKVSRASSAKMPVMAKLRVPGPVRMERTARMEIGNLPLSAGSVTSPFSPTNSLSPGVRSSGSESSYEAVGVGRASRPVRRTEPRLVRSPSLNGDITSPPRMGSPTRGKLMEVMPKQVSKLRDRSSLQRTNSMKDTVNHLLRKYSFTGKNRPNIAKTSLALKERMAAHRRQKQTAVLVEEGSTRPRIRSSSSGSRERPFHRSASDSSIKSKAKTASNVSHSRQSSFEGLSIGVVLRRIGCGLPERELWAVCRECVLTVLDIQAAPCISMDTVIIQDSGHISFIALPDNCDLDPMFLAPEAILGGGLNEKTIVFSIAALLWLAADYNLSENQEPDFTDTFDDLMMSMTHDEPEIRPTLIEVLEKCDAAENERREPSHQLCRILLRDAHNAKNYGRSNSLVQEFMHEEVEQKKEISRAELLEDIKLVATNKTLKPVGERKLAEKPKVENLHDQLMSGIKNEYSRLKPRTKPVEMSVREIYKSNPNLMRGLKRVTVKANDPNKPQQLADVLLSPGQSSSDSLLSPSKIRADLRAALQLLDKKSLTEKQALIVAQSREETVEVEVPPLELCASASECHSGNSAANVSAISNVIDSLETDLPETDLDSLVVNPSDTMTTLPNVNRESSVQLKVSSVDVKPTSSPPESRIPKPKVFTRRNSDSDVNCELFSDKTKKSECQRPSIVKPKPVVSLKPMQKSEENLQDKSQMSYEIMNFSGETIDFQSEPSLPKASDLSASSNSGFTVVSPSSGAHTNSGFSVVSPQGGFVSSSNSGFSIVSPQAGAHPNSGVTVSPQGGLAANSNSGFSAVSKSKNRNVNAPVPNKRSVPAGSIGTQVNNDSKGKGKVPKAFISSATHFTPIVLAAESDFFKQKEAAKQSSSTKKEPEKLSGHYKKNDNATKDRNKLVAEKLKELKKQLSKNQPPAHMVDDLENESSFETGPSGSRSHPNSRVTSPMEVKKCLSPPETELRAAATREVPVPAVRRAPKEKSQQKETVKPKVISPCDKAEDKQKPCQNASGETTAFPRQSDIDFTTVAHLQDPKTGIVYAMIPVTKPVSPQPEKQLPSGTKSGREVQSSKDHHKRHTSTSSDEEESPRHQPRRRRPERRRVAKTDSKEKHQQKTMDTKPEVKRRSRSTCKDSAPLAASEEPNRHVTRGRHSFKSDSSRSRIPLPRERAKSQERLTDIGRQRGERSQYPPVSGKTRPEFKRSVSEKDLNSLRVYGDIDIGTPVGASTDFDNTEITFSAIDTPKGKPPKNGVDPPEQVVPALNSSFEDHEAQFELEEVEIVPQQEEIVHGAMAAISPIMPPSPSPPLSKDSGVSGLILKSNGGAAYPSLMDRLLNSDAMRRHEVLRKVVLLIREEFAFDGYMENGVEDLAMAEWLMSLSNVSWETFCRAVSEKYCDFYWSEELLYSLYDGINGKSPFSRLNTNNAAAPSHIGQNYRVQRMEEQHSSQDSGPSNDAASRAIPSNTLSQKSVYTKNKNRRFISDTSDSTDTEILRTRKRRARRKNNLDKNKSLSAGNLLDVGVDTVCSRPLRSMSQEDLLDHGPKRKSKLTPSRLKKATSQDELSMPRRKEPSNVVMDSTDYFVPTNVIMPDSVSDSTEPTPTLPRFRMKMTESETDSTATSQEVSNFKVPRPIGQAPILRRESSHEWRKPVRRHRPSRDDSMSSQSSTGGAPLRPPSAALTVSSQGSNPIPGSDVPRLNKTSLMCYATEMQGQVHPDIKSMEDQLQLHRARGAVEAKIAEIDQQMMLENKMRQKSQKFHRKMMESGKSSKGGVDQRNILNKVSKEITEMTSKLVFLELARRHLEMLYAEQWGIDYSLMSSLVTATLRTSLDLMPKSWIDLIQYQSQKGQDGYVEHQVLHAGTPTGLTVYLFAKESLSGGFIHEFFYCYRYFTTAREVLNFIIDRYTIAVSDPQQTDNHQRIQRRGLDLLQYWVEGFYSLDFKSNQDLIKILDDFVEDKMVKTEKSTESFLHLLEECRDDRHEDFSKAFASRVQDGMNNDAEQASTEPQPNKKWKQVFGKGKNQKNKVILYSSKQKVPDGDANLPNFSRPGDSFSLTDFSSQRLAEQLTLIEQALFRETHPVMFLNSKAVGIGVASLSSTGMRKSSSAGRVKVWDGPIEKSLFVGNESLRNCIQKMIEHGHRLTHWVAAEILCCSSAKVQLNILTKFIYTAKMCLDMRNYATAISIIDALENYIVRQLPVWKTLPSKSVSIMEDLTQVKAYLKKDNMCLVQSPEAKLGPTIPSVLLFLLHVQQLEIGGFTLANGMFKWTKMRSIARVIDQLRIFKDYYYEFESSPDLEDTIQQRIQDYRECDLHTLASQHEINVTKLPSSGKLPDAFRSLKKKFQGKSDF, from the exons ATGACCGTACTGGATGCGGCCTATTCCAACACAGCAACGTACGGAGACCAGCTGCTGAGCAGCCACCTTAAGAGAGTTCTTGGAGCAGTGACGGAGGATGACCATGATGCAAGGCCAGGGGTTCTCACGATTATTGCAGAGTGTGACCGAGCACTAAAGCGGGTGTCCTCGCAGGAGATATGTCGAGATTTAGCCCGATCTGCTGTTGAAGTTCATTCGGACCAAG AGGCTGAAGTACCTCTGGACAAGAAGCAGTTGACAACAAGAGAGAAGAAAACGTCTGTACGAGATACCAAGCCAAACAAATACGATAAATATTCCAAAACCGACTTTAACAACGTCTTCAAGCAGCGTTTACGCACTCACATCCAGTCGTTAAGTTCAGTTGGATCGTCGACGGACATTGAAGTCAATGATGCCGACACTTGTTATGCAGTCGAATTCTCACACAAGTCGCGGAAGGATAGTCCTCATGTCCAAGAAGGGGAGAGCCATAAAGAGGTTTGGAAGCGTCCAGTCAACGTCTGCAGTCCTTTGCCAAGCTTTAGTGATTCTCTAGTCGATGAGGTCTGTGAAAGTGACCTTCAAGAATCGCCACAACCACTTCGGGATTCCACGTATTCCCTTTATCGTAACGGTGTTTGTTCTGATATAAGCGGCATTGTTGAGCTGAGTAAACGTGATCAGGTATCAAATCTTAGTGCCGTCAAGAAAAATGACCAAGTTGTGAATTGTGATTGGTTGAAGAGACCAGGAAACGTTAATTCAGAACTTAGGGACCATGATCATAGTGAGATTAAAGATATATGTGACAGCGATGATGATTTGAGTAAAGAAGACGTAGACTCATCAAGCGTAAGTCGCTCTGCGCAGAAATATGTtggtgaccttgaccatgaAGAAGAGGACAGACTTAGCGCGTTTGATGGAAGCGAGTTTTCATCTTGTGATGAAGAGGAATTGTTGTTACTAGAAGCATCTTTAGTTTATGACGATTTAGTGAGTGAAGAATCAGATTCTAAAATGGCATCACCGAATCGTAAAGTTTCAAGAGCCTCATCGGCTAAAATGCCTGTGATGGCGAAGTTGCGCGTTCCAGGGCCAGTACGAATGGAAAGAACTGCTCGTATGGAGATTGGAAACTTGCCGCTAAGTGCAGGATCAGTCACTTCACCTTTCTCGCCGACTAATTCTCTTTCCCCTGGGGTGCGAAGTTCTGGGAGTGAGTCTAGCTATGAGGCAGTTGGGGTAGGGCGTGCATCTAGACCCGTACGGCGGACTGAACCTCGGTTAGTCAGAAGCCCAAGTTTGAACGGTGATATCACCTCTCCCCCAAGAATGGGGTCACCAACTCGGGGAAAGTTAATGGAAGTCATGCCAAAACAAGTGTCAAAATTAAGAGACAGATCATCTTTACAAAGAACGAATTCTATGAAAGACACTGTGAATCATTTGCTGAGGAAGTATTCGTTCACAGGAAAGAATCGACCAAATATCGCCAAAACTAGTCTTGCTTTGAAAGAGAGGATGGCGGCTCACCGCCGACAGAAACAGACCGCAGTGCTTGTGGAGGAAGGATCGACAAGGCCGAGGATACGCAGCTCAAGCAGTGGGAGTAGGGAGCGACCATTTCACAGGTCTGCTAGTGACAGCTCCATTAAAAGTAAAGCAAAGACAGCTAGTAATGTTTCTCATTCAAGGCAATCGAGTTTTGAG GGTCTTAGCATAGGAGTGGTCTTACGTCGTATTGGCTGCGGTCTTCCTGAGAGAGAACTGTGGGCTGTGTGTCGAGAATGTGTCCTGACAGTCCTAGATATTCAGGCTGCAC CATGCATCTCCATGGATACGGTGATAATCCAAGACAGCGGCCACATTTCCTTCATAGCGCTCCCTGATAACTGCGACCTTGACCCAATGTTTTTGGCACCGGAAGCCATATTGGGCGGTGGGCTCAATGAGAAGACTATCGTATTTAGCATAGCGGCGTTGTTATGGTTAGCGGCTGATTATAACCTGAGTGAGAACCAGGAGCCTGATTTCACGGATACATTTGATGACCTGATGATGTCCATGACACACGACGAGCCAGAGATACGGCCAACACTGATAGAAGTTCTGGAG AAATGTGATGCGGCTGAGAATGAACGTCGTGAGCCGTCCCATCAACTCTGCAGGATTCTCCTCCGGGATGCTCACAATGCCAAAAACTATGGGAGAAGTAAT TCGTTGGTGCAGGAGTTCATGCATGAGGAAGTTGAGCAGAAGAAGGAAATATCTCGTGCTGAACTGTTGGAGGACATCAAACTTGTAGCCACTAACAAAACTTTGAAACCG GTCGGGGAAAGGAAGCTTGCTGAGAAGCCAAAAGTTGAAAATCTTCACGATCAGTTGATGTCAGGCATCAAGAATGAATATTCAAGGCTTAAACCG CGTACCAAACCGGTGGAGATGAGCGTGAGAGAAATCTACAAGAGCAACCCGAATCTGATGCGTGGGCTGAAACGTGTGACTGTCAAAGCAAATGATCCAAACAAACCACAACAGTTAGCAGACGTGCTCTTGTCTCCTGGCCAATCGTCTTCGGATAGTCTCCTATCGCCCAGCAAGATTCGAGCGGATTTACGTGCAGCATTACAGTTGCTTGATAAGAAATCACTGACAGAAAAACAAGCATTGATTGTTGCCCAGTCCAGAGAAGAGACTGTTGAAGTTGAGGTGCCTCCATTAGAACTTTGTGCATCTGCTTCTGAGTGTCATTCAGGGAATTCCGCAGCCAATGTTAGTGCTATAAGTAATGTGATTGATTCTCTTGAGACTGATCTGCCAGAAACTGATTTAGACTCACTTGTTGTGAATCCGTCTGACACCATGACGACTTTGCCAAATGTAAACAGAGAGTCGTCTGTTCAACTGAAAGTGTCATCAGTTGATGTGAAACCTACGTCTTCTCCGCCGGAGTCGAGAATTCCCAAGCCAAAAGTATTCACGCGCAGGAATAGTGACAGTGACGTGAATTGTGAGCTTTTTAGTGATAAAACAAAGAAATCAGAGTGCCAGCGGCCTTCGATTGTCAAGCCTAAACCTGTTGTATCTTTAAAACCAATGCAAAAATCTGAAGAAAACTTACAGGATAAGAGTCAAATGTCATATGAAATAATGAACTTCTCTGGAGAAACAATCGATTTTCAAAGTGAACCTAGCCTTCCGAAAGCATCAGATTTGTCGGCGAGTTCTAACTCTGGTTTCACAGTAGTGTCTCCCTCTAGTGGTGCCCATACGAATTCAGGATTCTCTGTTGTGTCGCCACAGGGTGGATTCGTTAGTAGTTCTAATTCAGGATTTTCAATCGTTTCCCCTCAGGCCGGTGCACATCCCAATTCAGGGGTTACTGTGTCTCCACAAGGTGGACTTGCAGCAAACTCAAACTCAGGATTTTCTGCCGTGTCTAAATCAAAGAACAGAAACGTGAATGCACCTGTGCCAAATAAACGCTCTGTGCCCGCTGGTTCGATAGGAACCCAGGTGAATAATGATTCGAAAGGCAAGGGGAAGGTTCCGAAAGCCTTTATATCTTCTGCAACACACTTTACTCCCATTGTCCTTGCGGCAGAGTCtgattttttcaaacaaaaggAAGCAGCAAAGCAGAGTTCCTCCACAAAGAAGGAGCCAGAGAAACTATCCGGACATTATAAAAAGAACGACAATGCTACAAAAGATAGGAATAAACTTGTCGCTGAAAAGTTGAAAGAGCTGAAGAAGCAGCTCTCTAAGAACCAACCACCGGCGCACATGGTggatgaccttgaaaatgagtCGTCGTTTGAAACTGGCCcttcagggtcaaggtcacatcCAAATTCTCGTGTGACTTCGCCAATGGAGGTCAAAAAGTGTCTGTCACCTCCAGAGACAGAGTTGCGTGCTGCAGCTACCCGAGAAGTGCCTGTTCCAGCAGTGAGGCGTGCACCTAAAGAAAAGAGTCAACAGAAAGAGACTGTCAAGCCAAAAGTGATTTCCCCTTGTGATAAAGCAGAGGACAAACAAAAACCTTGTCAGAATGCATCGGGTGAAACTACTGCATTCCCACGGCAATCGGACATTGATTTTACTACAGTGGCTCACTTACAGGATCCCAAAACTGGCATCGTTTATGCAATGATTCCGGTCACTAAACCAGTATCGCCACAGCCGGAGAAACAACTGCCTTCAGGAACGAAATCAGGCCGAGAGGTTCAGTCTAGTAAAGATCACCACAAGCGCCACACCTCTACCAGTTCGGATGAGGAAGAGAGCCCACGACACCAACCAAGGCGAAGACGGCCGGAGAGGAGACGGGTTGCAAAAACTGACAGTAAAGAAAAACACCAACAGAAGACCATGGATACAAAACCTGAGGTGAAGAGACGAAGCCGTAGCACTTGTAAGGATTCGGCACCATTAGCTGCTTCAGAGGAACCTAACAGACACGTCACCAGGGGGCGTCATTCATTCAAATCTGACTCTAGCAGGTCGAGGATTCCATTACCACGGGAACGTGCAAAGAGTCAAGAAAGACTGACAGACATTGGCCGTCAACGAGGTGAACGGTCCCAGTATCCGCCTGTGTCGGGGAAAACGCGGCCAGAATTCAAACGTTCGGTGTCGGAAAAGGATTTGAATTCTTTGCGCGTGTATGGAGACATTGATATCGGTACACCTGTTGGTGCAAGCACAGACTTTGATAATACTGAAATCACGTTTTCTGCCATTGATACGCCAAAAGGAAAACCGCCAAAAAACGGGGTAGATCCTCCGGAACAGGTAGTTCCGGCTTTGAATTCAAGTTTTGAAGATCACGAGGCGCAGTTTGAGTTGGAGGAAGTGGAGATTGTGCCACAGCAGGAAGAAATTGTCCATGGTGCTATGGCTGCTATATCGCCAATTATGCCTCCATCTCCCTCGCCACCATTATCTAAAGACAGCGGAGTTAGTGGGCTTATACTGAAGTCAAATGGAGGCGCTGCGTACCCTTCGCTGATGGATCGACTATTGAACAGCGATGCCATGCGACGACACGAGGTCCTCCGAAAAGTCGTCTTGCTCATCCGGGAGGAGTTTGCCTTTGACGGCTACATGGAGAATGGCGTGGAGGATTTGGCAATGG CTGAGTGGTTGATGAGTTTATCCAACGTATCCTGGGAGACATTCTGCCGTGCTGTGTCTGAGAAATATTGTGATTTCTACTGGTCGGAGGAGTTACTGTATAGTCTCTATGATGGTATCAATGGGAAATCTCCCTTTTCCAG GCTAAATACCAACAATGCGGCCGCACCGTCGCATATTGGACAAAATTACAGGGTGCAACGTATGGAAGAGCAACACTCATCACAAGACTCCGGGCCCTCAAATGATGCAGCGAGCAGAGCGATTCCTTCCAACACACTAAGCCAGAAATCAGTTtatacaaaaaataaaaatcggCGATTCATATCGGATACGTCTGATTCTACGGATACGGAAATCTTGCGTACACGAAAACGGAGGGCGAGGAGAAAGAACAACTTGGATAAGAATAAGAGTTTGTCAGCAGGGAATCTGTTAGATGTTGGTGTGGATACTGTGTGCAGTAGACCTTTACGTTCGATGAGTCAAGAGGATTTACTAGATCATGGCCCTAAAAGGAAAAGTAAATTGACTCCTAGTCGGTTAAAAAAGGCTACAAGTCAAGACGAATTAAGTATGCCTAGGCGTAAAGAACCGTCAAATGTCGTGATGGACTCAACAGATTATTTTGTGCCTACGAACGTGATTATGCCAGATTCTGTTTCCGATAGCACAGAACCTACACCAACTCTGCCCCGTTTTAGAATGAAAATGACCGAAAGTGAAACTGATAGCACAGCCACTAGTCAGGAAGTAAGCAATTTCAAAGTGCCACGTCCAATCGGTCAGGCACCAATTTTACGCCGTGAAAGCTCGCACGAGTGGAGGAAGCCGGTGCGACGACACAGACCGAGTCGGGATGATAGCATGTCGTCACAAAGTAGTACTGGTGGTGCTCCCCTGAGGCCGCCCTCTGCTGCTCTTACTGTATCTAGTCAGGGCTCCAACCCGATACCAGGGAGTGATGTCCCCAGGCTTAACAAGACCAGCTTGATGTGTTATGCCACTGAGATGCAGGGCCAGGTCCATCCTGACATCAAGTCAATGGAAGACCAACTG caGCTGCACCGTGCTCGAGGAGCTGTCGAGGCCAAGATAGCGGAGATCGACCAGCAGATGATGCTGGAGAACAAAATGAGGCAGAAATCGCAGAAGTTTCATCGGAAGATGATGGAGAGTGGAAAATCATCAAAAGGAG GTGTGGATCAAAGAAACATATTGAATAAGGTGTCAAAGGAAATCACAGAGATGACCAGCAAGTTAGTCTTCCTTGAACTTGCTCGGCGCCATCTTGAG ATGCTGTATGCTGAGCAATGGGGTATCGACTACAGCCTCATGTCTTCCCTTGTCACTGCCACGCTTCGAACATCCCTCGACCTCATGCCAAAATCCTGGATTGACTTAATTCAATACCAGAGTCAGAAAGGTCAAGACGGTTATGTAGAGCATCAGGTTTTGCATGCGGGGACACCTACAGGATTGACAGTCTACTTGTTTGCCAA GGAGAGTTTATCAGGAGGTTTTATCCACGAGTTCTTCTACTGTTATCGATACTTCACTACTGCTCGAGAAGTGCTTAACTTCATCATTGACAGATACACGATAGCAGTCAG TGACCCTCAACAGACAGACAACCATCAGCGAATCCAGCGCCGTGGGTTAGATCTCCTACAGTACTGGGTGGAGGGATTCTACAGCCTTGACTTCAAGTCCAATCAGGATCTGATCAAAATCCTGGATGATTTTGTGGAGGATAAG ATGGTCAAAACCGAGAAGAGCACAGAATCTTTCTTGCATCTTTTGGAGGAATGTCGTGATGATCGCCATGAAGATTTCAGCAAAGCATTCGCTTCGAGGGTACAAGATGGTATGAATAATGACGCTGAACAGGCTTCTACAGAACCACAGCCAAATAAAAAG TGGAAGCAAGTATTTGGCAAAGGCAAGAACCAGAAAAACAAAGTGATACTGTACTCCTCCAAGCAGAAGGTCCCGGATGGCGATGCAAACCTGCCTAACTTCTCGCGGCCAGGAGACTCTTTCTCGCTGACAGATTTCTCCTCACAGAGGCTAGCAGAGCAGTTGACCCTGATTGAACAGGCGTTATTTAGGGAGACACACCCGGTAATGTTCCTCAACTCAAAGGCTGTTGGAATTGGGGTTGCGTCACTCAGCAGTACAGGCATGAGGAAGTCCTCCTCAGCAGG ACGCGTGAAGGTTTGGGACGGTCCGATAGAGAAGTCACTGTTTGTTGGGAACGAGAGTCTACGAAATTGCATTCAGAAGATGATTGAACACGGTCACCGATTGACACACTGGGTGGCTGCGGAGATCCTCTGCTGCAGCTCAGCCAAG gttcagcTAAATATCTTGACCAAATTCATCTACACTGCCAAAATGTGCCTGGATATGAGAAATTATGCGACGGCGATATCGATCATCGATGCGTTGGAGAACTATATTGTGAGACAACTACCAGTCTGGAAGACGCTACCTTCCAAGTCTGTCAGTATCATGGAAGACCTGACCCAAGTCAAG GCTTATCTGAAGAAAGACAACATGTGTCTCGTACAAAGTCCAGAGGCTAAACTTGGTCCAACTATTCCATCTGTCCTGTTATTCCTGCTGCATGTTCAGCAGTTAGAGATTGGTGGATTCACTCTCGCTAATGGCATGTTCAAGTGGACAAAAATGAG GTCCATTGCCCGTGTCATAGATCAGCTGCGGATCTTTAAGGACTATTATTACGAATTCGAATCATCACCGGACCTCGAGGACACCATCCAACAGCGCATACAAGACTACAGGGAATGTGACCTTCATACGTTGGCTTCACAACATGAAATTAATGTGACCAAACTACCATCGAGTGGCAAGTTGCCGGATGCATTTAggagtttgaagaaaaaattccaGGGGAAGAGTGACTTTTAG